A single genomic interval of Ramlibacter sp. harbors:
- a CDS encoding acyl-CoA dehydrogenase family protein, translating to MDFDFSDDQEQLRDAVRKWVDKGYTFERRHKAAKAGGFDRAAYGEIAELGLCGLYISEDDGGLGMGPTEGMVVMEELGRGIVLEPFAQTLIAGGVLAGYAPKDVKDAWLGRIASGEALVVLAHQERKARYRLDLCEAQASQAGAAFTVTGTKSVVPVGDQADAFLVPATVKGKIALFLVERGAKGVATSGYGTQDGGRAAEVTFKDAPAALVTTDGLAALEHAVDIGIAATCAEAVGVMDKTVAITVEYMNTRKQFGVPIASFQALRHRVADMKMQLELARSMSYYASLKLNAPADERRAAMARAKYQLGCSMRYIGQQSVQMHGGIAVTDEYIVSHYFKKLTQLEMTFGDSMHHLGEVSARMQDTAGVFA from the coding sequence ATGGATTTCGATTTTTCTGACGACCAGGAACAGCTGCGCGACGCGGTCCGCAAATGGGTCGACAAGGGCTACACCTTCGAGCGCCGCCACAAGGCGGCCAAGGCCGGCGGCTTTGACCGCGCGGCCTACGGTGAAATCGCCGAGCTCGGCCTGTGCGGCCTGTACATCAGCGAGGACGATGGCGGCCTGGGCATGGGCCCGACCGAGGGCATGGTGGTCATGGAAGAGCTGGGCCGCGGCATCGTGCTCGAGCCCTTCGCGCAGACCCTGATCGCCGGCGGCGTGCTGGCCGGCTACGCGCCCAAGGACGTCAAGGACGCCTGGCTGGGCAGGATCGCTTCGGGCGAGGCCCTGGTGGTGCTGGCCCACCAGGAGCGCAAGGCGCGCTACCGCCTGGACCTGTGCGAGGCGCAGGCCAGCCAGGCCGGCGCGGCCTTCACGGTCACCGGCACCAAGAGCGTCGTGCCCGTGGGCGACCAGGCCGATGCCTTCCTGGTGCCCGCCACCGTCAAGGGCAAGATCGCCCTGTTCCTGGTTGAGCGCGGCGCCAAGGGCGTGGCCACCAGCGGCTATGGCACGCAGGATGGCGGCCGCGCCGCGGAGGTCACGTTCAAGGACGCGCCCGCCGCGCTGGTGACCACCGACGGCCTCGCGGCCCTGGAACACGCGGTGGACATCGGCATCGCGGCCACCTGCGCCGAGGCGGTGGGGGTGATGGACAAGACTGTGGCCATCACCGTCGAGTACATGAACACGCGCAAGCAGTTCGGCGTGCCGATCGCGAGCTTCCAGGCGCTGCGCCACCGGGTGGCCGACATGAAGATGCAGCTCGAACTGGCCCGCTCCATGAGCTACTACGCCAGCCTCAAGCTCAACGCGCCCGCCGACGAGCGCCGCGCGGCCATGGCACGCGCCAAGTACCAGCTGGGCTGCTCGATGCGCTACATCGGACAGCAGTCGGTCCAGATGCATGGCGGCATCGCCGTGACCGACGAGTACATCGTGAGCCATTACTTCAAGAAGCTCACCCAGCTTGAAATGACGTTTGGCGACAGCATGCACCACCTGGGCGAAGTCTCTGCGCGCATGCAGGACACCGCCGGTGTGTTTGCCTGA
- a CDS encoding twin-arginine translocation pathway signal: protein MLQRRTLMGLGIAGLWLAGCATPAPGTDRPPIVFVHGNGDSAALWQTTLWRFESNGWPRERLHAIDMPYPLARDEDAKPQAGRSSTAEAMAFLKAEVDKVLATTGASRVVLISNSRGGYAVRNYIQNGGGDKTVSHAVLGGAPNHGVWSIKGFREGNEFAGTGPFLTALNAPKNAAGDEVTGPVRWLTIRSDHNDKYAQPDGLWIGAKGKPTGVSFAGPELRGATNVVIAGLDHRETSFSPAAFEAAWRFITGSAPATPQVIVAPTAVLNGKITGLGVDPLDARTGSFGNNLPVPGASMTIYAVDPATGERRGAPVHQKTVGADGQWGPFTADPGGRYEFVVAAPSYATAHIYRSPFPRGSDIVHFRAERIATADQGAKALLTFTRPRGYFDPPRDRMSLDGQTQLPGVPPGAGVSSSRLKLDNATARSVTAEFNGERIVGRVWPLEQQQVTLIELSQ, encoded by the coding sequence ATGTTGCAGCGTAGAACCCTGATGGGTCTGGGCATCGCGGGCCTGTGGCTGGCGGGCTGCGCCACCCCCGCGCCAGGCACCGACCGCCCGCCCATTGTGTTTGTGCATGGCAATGGCGACAGCGCGGCGCTGTGGCAGACCACGCTGTGGCGTTTTGAGTCCAACGGCTGGCCGCGCGAGCGGCTGCACGCCATCGACATGCCCTACCCGCTGGCCCGCGACGAGGACGCCAAGCCCCAGGCGGGCCGCAGCTCGACCGCCGAGGCCATGGCCTTCCTCAAGGCCGAGGTCGACAAGGTGCTGGCAACCACTGGCGCCAGCCGCGTGGTGCTGATCAGCAACTCGCGCGGCGGCTACGCGGTGCGCAACTACATCCAGAACGGTGGCGGCGACAAGACCGTGAGCCACGCCGTCCTGGGCGGCGCGCCCAACCACGGCGTCTGGTCGATCAAGGGGTTCCGCGAAGGCAACGAGTTTGCGGGCACCGGCCCCTTCCTCACCGCCCTGAACGCGCCCAAGAACGCCGCGGGCGACGAGGTCACCGGCCCGGTGCGCTGGCTCACCATCCGCTCCGACCACAACGACAAGTACGCCCAGCCCGACGGCCTGTGGATTGGCGCCAAGGGCAAGCCCACCGGCGTGAGCTTTGCCGGCCCCGAATTGCGCGGCGCGACCAACGTGGTGATTGCCGGGCTCGACCACCGCGAAACCTCGTTCTCGCCGGCCGCCTTCGAGGCCGCGTGGCGCTTCATCACGGGCAGCGCGCCCGCGACCCCACAAGTCATCGTTGCCCCCACTGCGGTGCTCAACGGCAAGATCACGGGCCTGGGCGTGGACCCGCTGGATGCGCGGACCGGCAGCTTCGGCAACAACCTGCCGGTTCCCGGCGCCAGCATGACCATCTACGCGGTGGACCCGGCCACCGGCGAGCGCCGCGGCGCTCCCGTCCACCAGAAGACCGTGGGTGCCGATGGCCAGTGGGGCCCATTCACCGCCGACCCGGGGGGCCGCTATGAATTCGTCGTGGCGGCACCGAGCTATGCCACCGCCCACATCTACCGCAGCCCGTTCCCTCGGGGCAGCGACATCGTGCACTTCCGCGCGGAACGGATAGCCACAGCCGATCAGGGCGCCAAAGCCCTGCTCACCTTCACCCGGCCACGCGGTTATTTCGACCCGCCCCGCGACCGGATGAGCCTGGATGGCCAGACCCAGTTGCCCGGCGTGCCGCCGGGCGCCGGCGTCTCGAGCAGCCGGCTGAAGCTGGACAACGCGACCGCCCGTAGCGTGACAGCCGAGTTCAACGGCGAACGAATCGTGGGCCGCGTCTGGCCCCTGGAACAGCAGCAGGTCACGTTGATCGAATTGAGCCAGTAG
- a CDS encoding DUF11 domain-containing protein encodes MRWVLFASLLLAAGGGAWAVPSACTALWANSGNNLVYFNSATSQWVTVAATPVGGNSLSGYEGDGALYFSAGVTVPMPMYKATFSNATGSITFATTGGGANISVPASFTYTRSNLTTGTQSINYLVGATLDRDTSSRRMFLLGSVNTAVTNVYVDDGSTSTQLVAIGLLDPENPTSTSWTTVYSSVVGSSVTYPLLNSSGDIFADQQTGDIWLVTNTNPIRVLKLALTYSGYTITSAQVVQTATVAVTAFQIASVAVHPKTGKVYIGGAGTSNITYELDDHTASPSISATLVDNTTPVNDAGNCVAPPDPPTITKSFSPTTATTPGTSTLDITISNPNKVPIFVTLPVTDTFATGMVVHPTPSLTGTCYSDGTPLASLPTSTTITGTAGAGSAVIASGSLIPGGSSSGGSCSFSVRVSATLANLYNNTVPAGSLTTSAGTNTVAASASFQVQNLSLPNLPIITKSFSPVTSSSAVGTTTLTIVITNPNTSTNTLTSSLTDTLPTNLRITRPSLLSINCFSDGSPVTKPASTSATTATTRITILNGSAIPGGTTGGSCSFVVRVTGTVAAFSLNTIPAGSLTTVSGSNADAATASFYLRASDFSVEKSQRTGATGATTTSNIDVPSGATISYVINIRNGGGVEGTRTFTDTLPALITPVLSVSATPVGSAGCATSTAVVGGRTVVRGTISSAAIDEGCDITVVARVSVTSVVSTATNTVGIYTVTGALDTSTTDNSSTVVLTIKPAAHLTVVKDDGVTTLVPGQTNNYTITVANLGPADADGAALKDPAATGLNCTSINCSASGGAVCPLPIQLFVSALQSATGIAIPTFPAGSTATFVLTCGVTATGLP; translated from the coding sequence TTGCGTTGGGTCCTTTTCGCAAGCCTGCTGCTGGCGGCTGGCGGGGGAGCCTGGGCCGTGCCTTCGGCGTGTACCGCGCTGTGGGCCAACTCCGGCAACAACCTGGTCTATTTCAATTCCGCCACCAGTCAGTGGGTCACGGTGGCAGCCACGCCGGTAGGCGGCAATTCGCTCTCGGGGTATGAAGGCGACGGTGCCTTGTACTTCTCGGCTGGCGTGACGGTTCCGATGCCCATGTACAAGGCCACGTTCAGCAACGCCACGGGCAGCATCACCTTCGCCACCACGGGGGGTGGAGCCAACATCTCGGTGCCGGCCTCGTTCACCTACACCCGGAGCAACCTCACCACGGGCACGCAATCCATCAACTACCTCGTGGGCGCCACGCTGGACCGCGACACCAGCAGCCGGCGCATGTTCCTGCTCGGCTCGGTCAACACGGCGGTCACCAATGTCTATGTGGACGATGGCAGCACCAGCACCCAACTGGTGGCCATCGGCCTGCTCGACCCGGAAAACCCGACCTCCACGAGCTGGACCACGGTCTATTCGTCGGTGGTGGGCAGCAGCGTGACCTATCCGCTGCTCAACAGCAGCGGCGACATCTTCGCCGACCAGCAGACCGGCGATATCTGGCTGGTCACCAACACCAACCCCATTCGCGTGCTCAAGCTGGCGCTCACCTACTCGGGCTACACCATCACCAGCGCCCAGGTGGTCCAGACCGCCACCGTCGCGGTCACGGCGTTTCAGATCGCCTCGGTGGCGGTCCACCCCAAGACCGGCAAGGTCTACATCGGCGGCGCGGGCACCAGCAACATCACTTACGAACTCGACGACCACACGGCGTCGCCGAGCATTTCGGCCACGCTGGTGGACAACACGACACCCGTGAATGACGCCGGCAACTGCGTGGCGCCCCCCGATCCGCCCACCATCACCAAATCGTTCAGCCCGACCACGGCCACCACGCCTGGCACGTCGACCCTGGACATCACCATCAGCAATCCGAACAAGGTGCCCATCTTCGTCACGCTGCCCGTGACCGACACCTTCGCCACCGGCATGGTGGTCCACCCCACGCCATCACTCACGGGCACCTGCTACTCTGACGGAACTCCACTGGCCTCCTTGCCGACCAGCACCACCATCACGGGGACCGCTGGCGCGGGCAGCGCGGTCATTGCCTCGGGCTCGCTGATCCCCGGGGGCTCCAGCAGCGGTGGCAGTTGCTCGTTCAGCGTGCGGGTGTCCGCCACGCTGGCCAATCTCTACAACAACACCGTCCCGGCCGGCAGCCTCACCACCTCCGCCGGGACCAACACCGTGGCCGCCTCGGCATCGTTCCAGGTCCAGAACCTGTCGCTGCCAAACCTGCCGATCATCACCAAGTCGTTCAGCCCCGTGACCTCGTCCTCGGCGGTTGGCACCACCACGTTAACCATCGTCATCACCAACCCCAACACCAGCACCAACACACTCACGTCCTCGCTCACGGACACGCTGCCCACCAACCTGCGCATCACCCGACCGTCCCTGCTGTCCATCAATTGCTTCTCCGACGGCTCGCCGGTGACCAAGCCCGCCTCCACCAGTGCGACCACCGCGACCACCCGCATCACGATCCTGAACGGAAGCGCCATACCCGGCGGCACCACGGGCGGCAGTTGCAGCTTCGTGGTGCGGGTCACGGGCACCGTGGCCGCCTTCAGCCTCAACACCATTCCGGCGGGCAGCCTGACCACCGTATCGGGCTCCAACGCCGACGCCGCCACGGCCAGCTTCTATCTACGGGCCTCGGACTTCTCGGTCGAGAAAAGCCAGCGCACCGGCGCAACAGGGGCGACCACCACCAGCAACATCGACGTGCCCTCAGGCGCCACGATCTCCTACGTGATCAACATACGCAACGGAGGCGGGGTCGAGGGCACGCGAACCTTCACGGACACCCTGCCTGCCCTCATCACACCCGTGCTGTCGGTGTCGGCGACGCCCGTGGGATCCGCCGGCTGCGCAACCAGCACCGCCGTGGTCGGCGGGCGCACCGTGGTCCGGGGCACCATCTCGAGCGCGGCCATTGACGAGGGCTGCGACATCACGGTCGTGGCGCGGGTCAGCGTGACCTCGGTGGTTTCCACCGCTACGAACACGGTGGGTATCTATACCGTGACCGGCGCGCTGGACACCAGCACGACCGACAACTCCTCGACGGTGGTGCTGACCATCAAGCCCGCCGCCCATCTGACCGTGGTCAAGGACGACGGCGTCACCACGCTGGTGCCGGGGCAAACCAACAACTACACCATCACGGTGGCCAATCTGGGACCGGCCGACGCCGATGGCGCGGCACTGAAGGACCCAGCCGCCACCGGCCTGAACTGCACCTCCATCAACTGTTCGGCCTCCGGGGGCGCCGTCTGTCCGCTGCCGATCCAGCTGTTCGTGAGCGCACTGCAATCCGCCACGGGCATAGCCATTCCGACCTTCCCCGCCGGAAGCACCGCCACCTTCGTTTTGACCTGCGGGGTGACCGCCACCGGCCTGCCTTAG
- a CDS encoding DUF11 domain-containing protein: protein MFLGFLWALCACQGAWAQASACDANESLVTFVFGATRSTSATGGTGTWTSAALGPFSFGVGTSTGSITANTVTFQASIDGASSWSAPGGTAPNAPRLANYGGFTNSLALAMTGTTAGFGTHLTLTFSRPMDKLLLVMGDVDYQANNWQDVLRVTGSLNGNTVIAPGMAVGTPANFSIATNSPAAGTTEVTALAAGGNCAATSAACNVTVTFANPVDAVRIDFLAGNPGINPSVGQVVGFQNFSYCVPRRDLSMVKVDTTPTFVAGNTGTYTLTITNQGGTQTLAASPILVRDQLPQGLSFISPQAPGGGWTCTLSTTTFASDTADCSRGTTVLAGNGASTVLTLTVSVSPDVTATSVDNVAKVAGGGDPNKAAITTTGPLSSCDASNEGWDGGGASGYAAGGATNAGCAFENTLISRQALLSVTKTNNTTTLTSGGTTVYVVTVVNSGPSSAAGTRLTDSYVLGLSCSTPTFTSSPVGSVTITPTVPTISALQGTGIFLTPTFPPNTTATFSIPCTVTATGQLTPPMGDELPLLLAAADAGGFAPPAVAPVVPGGGAARARGPGPRRTAARSWASAPSGTPSGPPGYGGSAG, encoded by the coding sequence ATGTTTCTGGGCTTTCTGTGGGCCCTGTGCGCGTGCCAGGGGGCCTGGGCCCAGGCCAGCGCCTGCGATGCCAATGAAAGCCTGGTCACCTTCGTCTTCGGGGCCACGCGTTCGACCAGCGCCACCGGCGGCACGGGGACCTGGACATCGGCGGCACTGGGGCCGTTTTCTTTCGGGGTGGGCACGTCCACCGGCTCCATCACGGCCAACACCGTGACCTTCCAGGCGTCGATCGACGGCGCCTCCAGCTGGTCCGCGCCCGGCGGCACCGCGCCCAATGCGCCCCGCCTGGCCAACTACGGCGGCTTCACCAATTCGCTGGCTCTGGCCATGACCGGCACCACCGCCGGTTTCGGAACGCACCTGACGCTGACCTTCTCGAGGCCCATGGACAAGCTGCTGCTGGTGATGGGCGACGTGGACTACCAGGCCAACAACTGGCAGGACGTGCTGCGCGTCACGGGCTCGCTGAATGGCAACACCGTGATTGCCCCGGGCATGGCGGTCGGCACCCCGGCCAATTTCAGCATCGCCACCAACAGCCCGGCCGCAGGCACAACCGAAGTGACCGCCCTGGCCGCTGGCGGGAATTGCGCCGCGACCAGCGCGGCCTGCAACGTGACCGTGACGTTCGCCAACCCGGTGGATGCCGTTCGCATCGACTTCCTGGCCGGCAACCCCGGCATCAATCCCTCGGTCGGGCAGGTGGTCGGGTTCCAGAATTTCTCGTACTGCGTGCCGCGGCGCGACCTGTCGATGGTCAAGGTCGACACCACGCCCACCTTTGTGGCCGGCAACACCGGCACCTACACGCTCACCATCACCAACCAGGGGGGCACCCAGACGCTGGCGGCCAGCCCCATCCTCGTGCGCGACCAGCTGCCCCAGGGCCTGAGCTTCATCTCGCCCCAGGCGCCGGGCGGCGGCTGGACCTGCACGCTGTCCACCACCACCTTTGCCAGCGACACGGCCGATTGCAGCCGCGGCACCACGGTGCTCGCCGGCAATGGCGCCAGCACGGTGCTGACGCTCACGGTGTCGGTCAGTCCCGACGTGACCGCCACATCGGTGGACAACGTCGCCAAGGTCGCGGGCGGTGGCGACCCCAACAAAGCGGCCATCACCACCACGGGGCCGCTTTCGTCCTGCGACGCCAGCAACGAAGGCTGGGACGGCGGCGGCGCCTCCGGCTATGCGGCGGGCGGCGCCACCAATGCGGGCTGCGCGTTTGAAAACACGCTGATCAGCCGCCAGGCGCTGTTGTCCGTCACCAAGACCAACAACACCACGACGCTGACCTCGGGCGGCACCACGGTCTATGTCGTCACCGTGGTCAACTCCGGGCCCAGCAGCGCGGCGGGCACGCGCCTGACCGACAGCTATGTGCTCGGCCTGAGCTGCTCGACCCCGACCTTCACGTCGTCACCCGTGGGCTCGGTCACGATCACGCCCACGGTGCCCACCATTTCGGCGCTGCAGGGCACGGGGATTTTCCTCACGCCCACCTTCCCGCCCAACACCACGGCCACCTTCAGCATTCCCTGCACCGTGACGGCCACCGGGCAACTGACACCGCCGATGGGAGATGAGCTGCCGCTGCTGCTGGCGGCGGCCGATGCAGGTGGGTTTGCGCCGCCGGCCGTGGCGCCGGTCGTGCCGGGGGGCGGGGCAGCCCGAGCCCGGGGCCCCGGGCCTAGGCGTACAGCCGCGAGGTCTTGGGCAAGTGCGCCATCAGGAACTCCATCTGGTCCGCCAGGATACGGCGGTTCCGCAGGATGA
- a CDS encoding HNH endonuclease, with the protein MKVLKLSAQGLPQSWISLEQAVLHYAAQEVRWEVGAEVAVFRGGHNAMTGEQSVITVSSIIGTKGVPNINPFDLKPGLTNSKLFARDRNVCAYCGNHFHEEDLTREHITPFAQNGRDHWMNVVTACRACNHRKANRTPEQAHMPLLYTPYVPSLWEDFILRNRRILADQMEFLMAHLPKTSRLYA; encoded by the coding sequence TTGAAGGTCTTGAAGCTGTCTGCCCAAGGGTTGCCCCAGTCCTGGATTTCACTGGAGCAGGCCGTCCTGCATTACGCCGCGCAAGAGGTGCGGTGGGAGGTGGGCGCGGAAGTCGCGGTGTTCCGCGGCGGGCACAACGCCATGACGGGCGAGCAGTCGGTCATCACGGTCAGCAGCATCATCGGCACCAAGGGCGTGCCCAACATCAATCCCTTCGACCTCAAGCCGGGCCTGACCAACAGCAAGCTGTTCGCGCGCGACCGCAATGTCTGCGCCTACTGCGGCAACCATTTCCACGAAGAAGACCTGACGCGCGAGCACATCACCCCGTTCGCGCAGAATGGCCGGGACCACTGGATGAACGTGGTCACCGCGTGCCGGGCCTGCAACCACCGCAAGGCCAACCGCACGCCAGAGCAGGCGCACATGCCGCTGCTCTACACGCCCTATGTGCCCAGCCTCTGGGAGGACTTCATCCTGCGGAACCGCCGTATCCTGGCGGACCAGATGGAGTTCCTGATGGCGCACTTGCCCAAGACCTCGCGGCTGTACGCCTAG
- a CDS encoding bifunctional riboflavin kinase/FAD synthetase — protein MRIFRGFHHPGVAPACALTIGNFDGVHRGHQAMLALLRNEARHRGVPSCVMTFEPHPRDYFARLARKPELAPARIATLRDKLFELAECGVDQCVVLPFDARLSSLSPEAFIGEVLVKGLGVRYVLVGDDFRFGAKRAGDYAMLDAAGAASGFDVARMNSYEVHGQRVSSSAVREALSQGDMDRAAALLGRPYSISGHVVHGRKLGRELGFRTLNLRFSHWKSAASGIFAVRVHGLGEPLAGVANLGIRPSLDASDVNGGRVLLETHCLDWPDGLGPEGAYGKIIRVELLHKLHDELKYDGLDALTQGITRDCGDARAYFASTRRQTTRDRI, from the coding sequence ATGCGCATCTTCAGAGGCTTTCACCACCCCGGCGTCGCGCCGGCCTGCGCCTTGACCATCGGCAACTTCGACGGCGTGCACCGCGGCCACCAGGCCATGCTGGCGCTGCTGCGCAACGAGGCCCGCCACCGCGGCGTGCCCAGCTGCGTGATGACCTTCGAGCCGCATCCGCGCGACTATTTCGCCCGGCTGGCACGCAAGCCCGAACTGGCGCCCGCGCGCATCGCCACGCTGCGCGACAAGCTGTTTGAACTCGCCGAATGCGGTGTGGACCAGTGCGTGGTGCTGCCCTTCGATGCACGGCTGTCGTCACTGTCGCCCGAGGCGTTCATCGGCGAGGTGCTCGTCAAAGGGCTGGGCGTGCGCTATGTGCTGGTGGGTGACGACTTCCGCTTTGGCGCAAAGCGCGCCGGCGACTACGCCATGCTGGACGCCGCCGGCGCCGCCAGCGGCTTTGACGTGGCCCGCATGAACAGCTACGAGGTGCACGGGCAGCGCGTTTCCAGCTCGGCGGTGCGCGAGGCGCTGAGCCAGGGCGACATGGACCGGGCCGCGGCCCTGCTGGGCCGGCCCTACAGCATCAGCGGCCACGTGGTTCACGGCCGCAAGCTCGGCCGCGAGCTCGGGTTCAGAACACTCAACCTGCGGTTTTCGCACTGGAAATCGGCCGCCAGCGGCATTTTTGCCGTCCGGGTTCACGGCCTGGGCGAGCCGCTGGCCGGCGTGGCCAACCTCGGCATCCGCCCCTCGCTGGACGCCAGCGACGTCAACGGCGGCCGCGTGTTGCTCGAAACCCATTGCCTGGACTGGCCCGACGGCCTGGGCCCCGAAGGGGCGTACGGTAAAATCATCCGCGTGGAACTGCTGCACAAACTGCACGACGAACTCAAGTACGACGGCCTTGACGCCCTGACCCAGGGCATCACCCGCGACTGCGGCGACGCACGCGCGTACTTTGCCTCCACGCGGCGCCAGACCACGCGCGACCGAATTTAA